In Leptospira sp. WS58.C1, a single genomic region encodes these proteins:
- a CDS encoding SH3 domain-containing protein produces the protein MINKLKKIFILNLILASGFNLNPNDIKGPEIYSYVYAKNGLKLRSNPDLKADTIVIIPYSSRVKIITTNSNFIAIDDKIGQWTYISYNNINGWVFSGYLIPDDPTKLLNFAFTKINKKNKKIYSDSSMNFSIKYLKIKSVFNNLAVITYPGTGLEPGMMSWIDSLWIFDGKSWNPFKSNTNSGYSEKINDSPNSKNISLILINNDTIPDLIITEFCCGSSYKTEIFLSEDLPNQYKMIKSINDHYLSDFNWLNLCGDNVYRFKSALDDTVIKFKFNCDLQKVIFN, from the coding sequence ATGATAAATAAATTAAAAAAAATATTTATTTTAAACCTTATATTAGCATCCGGATTTAATCTAAATCCAAACGATATAAAGGGACCTGAAATTTATTCCTATGTGTATGCAAAAAACGGATTAAAACTAAGATCTAACCCTGATCTTAAAGCAGACACTATTGTCATTATTCCTTATTCAAGTAGAGTAAAAATCATCACTACAAATTCCAATTTTATAGCTATTGATGATAAAATTGGACAATGGACTTATATTTCTTATAATAATATAAATGGATGGGTGTTCAGCGGCTATCTGATTCCGGATGATCCAACCAAACTTTTAAACTTTGCCTTTACCAAAATTAATAAAAAGAATAAAAAAATTTATTCAGATTCATCCATGAATTTTTCTATTAAATATCTAAAAATTAAATCTGTTTTTAATAATTTAGCCGTCATAACATATCCGGGAACTGGACTCGAACCGGGAATGATGTCCTGGATTGATAGTCTTTGGATTTTCGATGGGAAGTCTTGGAATCCTTTTAAAAGTAATACCAATTCAGGCTATTCTGAAAAAATCAATGATAGCCCCAATAGCAAAAATATTTCTTTAATTTTAATAAATAATGACACAATCCCCGATTTAATAATCACTGAATTTTGTTGCGGATCTTCCTATAAAACTGAAATATTTCTGTCCGAAGACTTACCTAATCAATATAAAATGATTAAATCTATAAACGACCATTATCTATCTGACTTTAATTGGTTAAATCTCTGTGGAGATAATGTATATAGATTCAAATCCGCATTAGATGATACTGTAATTAAATTTAAGTTTAATTGCGATTTGCAAAAAGTTATTTTTAATTAA
- a CDS encoding GFA family protein, protein MTKAYTGGCACGAIRYSTKQEPIFQNHCQCRDCQKRSGTGHGSYLTFPGRAEMTITGEASHWEVKGDSGNVKVHSFCPVCGTPVYLRFVAMPDLIAVHAGSLDEPDRFAPHALTYNVRGFVWDTIDPSLKTFDKMPSG, encoded by the coding sequence ATGACCAAGGCTTACACAGGCGGATGCGCTTGCGGTGCGATCCGATATTCGACTAAGCAAGAACCGATCTTTCAGAACCATTGTCAGTGCCGTGACTGCCAAAAGAGAAGCGGTACTGGACATGGATCCTATCTGACTTTTCCAGGGCGGGCTGAGATGACGATTACCGGTGAAGCTAGTCATTGGGAAGTAAAGGGAGACAGCGGCAATGTGAAGGTTCACTCCTTCTGTCCTGTCTGTGGGACTCCGGTTTATTTGCGCTTTGTCGCAATGCCGGACCTGATCGCAGTACATGCGGGAAGCCTAGATGAACCGGATCGATTTGCTCCTCATGCGCTTACTTATAATGTTCGCGGTTTTGTATGGGATACAATCGATCCTTCCTTAAAAACATTTGATAAAATGCCGTCGGGTTGA
- a CDS encoding SRPBCC family protein, producing the protein MSKEKTSFVYVTYIRSTPEKVFEAITKPEITKRYWGHENISDWKPGSTWEHVRNNEEHTVNIVGKVIEVVPPTRLVISWASPSQTSDPNSYSRVTFNVEEYEDMVRLTVTHDELEAGSGMAKGIQQGWPIVLSSLKSLLETGQGIDVFAKPKSASSGSLS; encoded by the coding sequence ATGAGTAAAGAAAAGACAAGCTTTGTTTACGTGACCTATATCCGTTCGACACCGGAGAAGGTTTTCGAAGCAATCACTAAGCCTGAGATAACGAAACGTTATTGGGGCCATGAGAATATCTCCGATTGGAAGCCAGGTTCAACATGGGAGCATGTGCGTAATAATGAGGAGCACACGGTTAATATAGTTGGTAAGGTAATCGAAGTTGTACCGCCGACACGTTTGGTCATCAGCTGGGCAAGTCCTTCCCAAACATCTGATCCGAACAGCTATAGTCGTGTGACCTTCAATGTTGAGGAATATGAGGATATGGTACGATTAACTGTCACTCACGATGAACTCGAAGCCGGAAGCGGAATGGCAAAAGGAATCCAGCAAGGTTGGCCGATCGTTCTTTCTAGTCTGAAGTCCTTGCTTGAAACGGGACAGGGTATCGACGTATTTGCGAAGCCGAAGTCAGCTTCGAGCGGGAGTCTTTCATGA
- a CDS encoding ArsR/SmtB family transcription factor, with the protein MDADNVFKALGDPTRRKLLDLLYEKNGQTLNQLCEHLDMARQSTSQHLGILEEANLVSTVWRGREKLHFINPVPLHEVYERWVRKFERQRLNLLHDLKKELEGEKE; encoded by the coding sequence ATGGATGCTGATAATGTATTTAAGGCTTTAGGAGATCCAACACGCAGAAAGCTTCTCGACCTTCTCTATGAGAAGAACGGCCAGACTCTGAACCAACTCTGCGAGCATCTTGATATGGCCAGACAATCGACCAGCCAGCATCTTGGGATACTCGAGGAGGCCAATTTGGTCAGCACTGTTTGGCGTGGTCGTGAAAAATTGCATTTTATTAATCCGGTACCGTTGCATGAGGTCTATGAGCGATGGGTGAGAAAGTTCGAACGCCAACGGCTTAACCTTCTGCATGATTTGAAGAAGGAACTTGAAGGAGAGAAAGAATGA
- a CDS encoding VOC family protein — translation MAVKRMDNVGIVVEDLEATIALFTELGLELEGQMRVEGSWADHVVGLEGMQVEMAMMKTPDGHSRLELSRFIRPKVIHPEPKNAPANTLGYLRVMFAVDDIKDTITRLETHGVKLVGKLERYEDSYLLCYLRTPEGFIIALAEELK, via the coding sequence ATGGCAGTAAAACGAATGGATAATGTCGGCATCGTTGTCGAAGATCTCGAGGCTACGATCGCTTTATTTACCGAACTCGGTTTAGAGTTAGAAGGACAGATGCGAGTAGAAGGCTCTTGGGCGGATCATGTCGTAGGACTTGAAGGAATGCAAGTTGAGATGGCAATGATGAAAACACCAGACGGACATAGCCGCTTGGAATTATCAAGATTCATCAGGCCAAAGGTCATACATCCGGAACCCAAGAATGCTCCCGCAAACACTTTAGGGTATCTTCGTGTTATGTTTGCTGTGGACGATATTAAGGACACGATTACTCGGCTTGAAACTCACGGAGTCAAACTCGTAGGCAAACTGGAACGGTATGAGGATAGCTATTTACTTTGTTATTTGCGCACCCCCGAAGGTTTTATTATAGCGCTTGCCGAAGAACTTAAATAA
- a CDS encoding DUF2200 domain-containing protein: MENSKIFAMSFAKVYPMYIQKAERKGRTKAEVDKIIFWLTGYDSKSFQNQLKNEVSFKEFFDQAPHINDNVSLIKGVICGYRVEEIEDKLMQKIRYLDKLIDELAKGKAMEKILRGSAQ, encoded by the coding sequence ATGGAAAATTCGAAAATATTTGCCATGTCTTTTGCCAAAGTTTATCCAATGTACATCCAAAAGGCAGAAAGGAAAGGACGAACAAAAGCGGAAGTTGATAAGATCATCTTTTGGCTTACCGGATACGATTCGAAAAGTTTTCAAAATCAATTGAAGAATGAGGTCAGTTTCAAAGAATTTTTCGATCAGGCGCCGCATATCAATGATAATGTTTCCCTGATTAAGGGTGTTATCTGCGGCTATCGGGTAGAAGAGATCGAAGACAAACTTATGCAAAAAATCCGTTACCTAGATAAGCTGATCGACGAATTAGCAAAAGGAAAGGCGATGGAAAAAATATTACGCGGATCTGCCCAGTGA
- a CDS encoding SRPBCC domain-containing protein has protein sequence MKADLKELKVELRGEREVVATRYFAAPRQLVFDCFTKPELMRRWLTGPEGWTLATIENDLRVGGKYLYVFVDQKGTKMGVYGKFLEVIVPEKVANDENYATDMSTFNPDGPQNPDATVESRTFTTEGNLTLMTHVVKFASAEVREMEIGAVEAWKELCIVLDKLLAELLG, from the coding sequence ATGAAAGCAGATCTAAAAGAACTGAAGGTAGAGCTTCGAGGAGAAAGAGAAGTTGTCGCTACACGGTATTTTGCCGCGCCTCGACAATTGGTATTCGATTGTTTCACTAAACCCGAGCTGATGCGTCGTTGGTTGACCGGACCGGAAGGTTGGACACTTGCAACTATTGAGAATGATCTTAGGGTTGGAGGCAAATACCTATACGTCTTTGTGGATCAAAAAGGAACCAAAATGGGTGTTTATGGAAAGTTCTTGGAAGTAATCGTGCCCGAGAAAGTAGCGAATGACGAGAATTATGCGACAGACATGTCCACGTTTAATCCGGATGGTCCGCAAAATCCGGATGCTACTGTAGAGTCGCGCACCTTTACAACCGAGGGCAATCTAACTCTTATGACTCACGTGGTCAAATTTGCTTCTGCCGAAGTACGCGAAATGGAAATCGGTGCAGTTGAAGCTTGGAAGGAACTTTGTATAGTATTGGATAAACTATTGGCAGAGCTCTTAGGGTAA
- a CDS encoding ArsR/SmtB family transcription factor has protein sequence MQTLDSTFAALADPTRRAILMRLAKGDSTVMELAKPFKMSQPAISRHLKVLEDAGLISTTIRAQERPRRLETAPLKKATDWIEKYRQMWEKRYHSLDGLLEELKTMQTIGDE, from the coding sequence ATGCAAACTCTCGATTCTACCTTTGCTGCACTTGCCGATCCGACTCGCCGCGCGATACTTATGCGTCTCGCCAAAGGTGACTCAACTGTCATGGAACTCGCTAAACCATTCAAAATGAGCCAGCCGGCAATATCACGTCATCTCAAGGTTTTGGAGGACGCAGGTCTTATCTCGACTACGATCCGTGCACAAGAGCGACCGCGCCGATTGGAGACTGCTCCTCTCAAAAAAGCCACGGATTGGATTGAGAAATACCGCCAGATGTGGGAGAAACGCTATCATTCGCTGGATGGGCTTCTCGAAGAATTGAAGACGATGCAAACAATAGGAGACGAATAG
- a CDS encoding adenylate/guanylate cyclase domain-containing protein, with protein MKKVNDLRYAIQEWFQGKKITSGLTESESRPVRTTFYTQISMFAIPTLLTVSIYYNEPPETHLFSFVHYFLLVIPLLFAFYLLRLRYYNLSAVITLVAVNYHLFALTMAQADDPAPLGFLLTSILSFLMISKKFNVVRIIISILPLGLFLFSQYYYKVLGANAIFGQPKWVVPAEYLMPPLTLLCILLVLIVYQFVKAVDFAEAKLTEEHEKSEQLLLNILPEEIAQELKEKGVSEPRLHRNATVCFTDFKGFTQIAETLSPTELVTELDRCFSYFDSVMDRHNLEKLKTIGDSYMFAGSIPESNRTHAVDCVMAALEIQAFMNQMKEIKANQGLPYWELRLGIHSGDLIAGVIGEKKFAYDVWSDTVNTASRCESSGIPGRINISSTTYELVKNFFDCEYRGAVPAKNKGEIEMYFVNGLLADLQRAGEERIPNEEFRRRYKLL; from the coding sequence ATGAAAAAAGTAAATGACTTACGTTATGCAATACAAGAATGGTTTCAGGGTAAAAAAATTACTAGCGGTCTGACCGAATCCGAATCAAGGCCGGTCCGAACTACTTTTTATACTCAAATAAGTATGTTTGCGATTCCGACACTGCTAACTGTTTCGATATATTATAACGAACCTCCCGAAACCCATCTTTTCTCTTTTGTTCATTATTTCCTGCTTGTTATTCCCTTACTGTTTGCATTTTATTTATTAAGATTACGTTATTATAATTTATCGGCGGTAATTACATTAGTCGCTGTTAATTATCACCTTTTCGCGCTGACAATGGCCCAAGCGGATGATCCTGCTCCCTTAGGGTTTCTACTTACTTCCATTTTGTCATTTCTTATGATATCTAAGAAGTTTAATGTTGTTAGGATCATAATTTCTATTTTGCCTTTAGGGCTTTTTCTTTTTAGCCAGTATTATTATAAAGTTTTAGGTGCGAATGCGATATTTGGCCAACCGAAATGGGTAGTGCCGGCGGAGTATCTTATGCCCCCTCTAACCCTTCTATGTATTCTTTTGGTTCTTATTGTTTACCAATTTGTGAAAGCGGTAGATTTCGCGGAAGCAAAGTTGACGGAAGAGCATGAAAAGTCGGAACAATTACTTCTTAACATATTGCCGGAAGAAATCGCTCAAGAGTTGAAAGAGAAGGGAGTTTCAGAACCTCGCTTGCATCGCAATGCAACGGTTTGTTTTACCGACTTTAAGGGATTTACTCAGATTGCGGAGACTTTATCGCCGACAGAGCTTGTCACCGAGCTCGACCGCTGCTTTTCATATTTTGATAGTGTAATGGACAGGCATAATTTAGAGAAACTTAAGACGATTGGGGACAGCTACATGTTTGCAGGTAGTATCCCGGAATCGAATAGGACACACGCGGTGGACTGCGTGATGGCAGCCCTGGAGATCCAGGCATTCATGAATCAAATGAAAGAAATCAAAGCAAACCAGGGCCTACCATACTGGGAGCTTCGGCTCGGCATCCATTCAGGCGATTTGATTGCAGGTGTAATTGGCGAAAAGAAGTTTGCATACGACGTTTGGAGCGATACGGTCAATACTGCAAGCAGATGTGAATCATCCGGTATTCCCGGTCGCATCAATATCTCCAGCACTACTTATGAATTGGTAAAAAATTTCTTCGATTGTGAATACAGGGGAGCTGTACCTGCTAAAAACAAAGGAGAGATCGAAATGTATTTTGTGAATGGACTCTTGGCGGATCTCCAACGAGCTGGGGAAGAACGGATCCCGAACGAAGAGTTTCGCAGACGATACAAACTTCTGTAA
- a CDS encoding DedA family protein: METIKYLLDFFLHLEHHLDALIIAYGTWIYLILFLIIFCETGLVVTPILPGDSLLFALGAFAARGSLDLGTLLILLIVAAILGDTVNYAIGHLAGEQILAKEKVPFLNKKHLEKAHRFYEMYGGKTIIIARFIPIVRTFAPFVAGIGSMTYTKFILYNIVGGIVWIAIFLFGGYKFGNLEFVQRNFKIVILAIIIISIMPAVIEFIRERRKALARDK, translated from the coding sequence TTGGAAACTATCAAATATCTTTTGGACTTCTTTTTGCATCTGGAACATCATTTGGATGCTTTAATCATAGCTTATGGCACATGGATCTACCTGATCTTATTCTTGATCATCTTCTGCGAAACCGGTCTTGTTGTAACTCCTATACTTCCGGGAGATAGCTTGCTCTTTGCTTTGGGCGCATTTGCCGCGAGAGGCAGTTTGGATCTTGGGACATTACTCATCCTTCTGATCGTTGCTGCGATCTTAGGCGACACAGTCAATTATGCGATCGGTCATTTGGCGGGAGAACAGATCCTTGCAAAAGAGAAAGTCCCTTTCTTAAATAAAAAACATCTAGAAAAGGCCCACCGTTTTTACGAGATGTACGGCGGAAAGACGATCATTATCGCAAGATTTATTCCGATTGTAAGGACTTTTGCTCCTTTTGTAGCCGGGATCGGAAGTATGACCTATACTAAATTCATTTTGTATAATATAGTGGGAGGAATAGTTTGGATCGCTATCTTCCTTTTTGGCGGTTATAAGTTCGGAAACCTGGAATTCGTTCAAAGGAACTTCAAGATCGTCATTCTTGCGATTATAATCATTTCGATAATGCCGGCAGTGATCGAGTTCATTAGAGAAAGAAGAAAGGCACTCGCCCGCGATAAGTAA
- a CDS encoding prohibitin family protein, translated as MTRFQFFGKSLSLFALVSLSLLTGTGCYTNIRPGEAGLRYHPLTSGLQKDLLTNAIYFYAPWNDVVLYQTQWTSYKEKVDVLTRDDLTINVVAAVILRPVNSEIYNLQIEIGPDYYEKVVRPQFRTSVRNALSSYSMIRISKETPKVSQDIRQALGEKLRGKHIEIDDVIIDDIEYSRPILTAIEGKLTKEQEQEQMKFEINIAKKDAEITVIHAEAKAKSTVIEAEGAAQATVIEAQAKAKAQKMIAAQLTKQYLQLKAFENPNTKLLFVPTGKDSLPMIINTPTDSPKPVDLPSGDK; from the coding sequence ATGACCAGGTTTCAATTTTTCGGTAAAAGTTTGAGTTTGTTTGCCCTTGTTTCTTTGAGCTTACTCACGGGAACGGGTTGTTATACGAATATTCGCCCGGGAGAGGCAGGACTCAGATATCACCCCTTAACCAGCGGTCTCCAAAAGGACCTATTAACGAATGCTATTTATTTCTATGCTCCATGGAATGACGTGGTATTGTACCAAACCCAATGGACCTCGTATAAGGAAAAAGTGGACGTTCTTACCAGGGATGATTTGACCATCAACGTTGTGGCCGCAGTCATCCTAAGACCGGTAAATTCGGAGATCTATAATCTTCAGATAGAGATTGGCCCGGATTATTACGAAAAAGTGGTTCGTCCTCAATTCAGGACATCCGTTCGTAATGCACTATCATCCTATAGTATGATACGGATCTCGAAAGAAACTCCTAAAGTTTCTCAGGATATTCGCCAAGCTTTAGGAGAAAAGTTAAGAGGGAAACATATCGAAATAGATGATGTGATCATAGACGATATAGAATACAGTCGTCCGATACTGACTGCGATTGAAGGTAAACTTACCAAAGAGCAAGAGCAGGAACAAATGAAGTTCGAGATCAATATAGCTAAAAAGGATGCGGAGATAACGGTCATTCACGCGGAGGCAAAGGCAAAATCCACAGTAATAGAAGCGGAAGGAGCCGCTCAAGCTACCGTGATCGAAGCGCAAGCAAAAGCGAAAGCCCAGAAAATGATCGCAGCTCAATTGACAAAACAATATCTCCAACTAAAAGCATTCGAGAATCCGAATACAAAACTTCTATTCGTTCCGACCGGAAAAGACTCTCTTCCAATGATCATAAATACGCCGACAGATAGTCCGAAACCTGTGGATCTTCCCTCGGGAGATAAATAA
- a CDS encoding UvrD-helicase domain-containing protein, with amino-acid sequence MDLSQFSAAQQEIIEDRSRFLQVIAAAGSGKTSTLVGVVQNELSQGTRGEEILVLSFTRKAAGEIKERIKKKTNDNSVRVHTFHAFCLRALITWHPDFRNRRPSILTSSEKNQFFREWFRKESDIIGGIPYTLLVGGSELPSNFPQTWKSPLLEDYKNFKRKEGKLDLDDLVSIFLDSLESGESWTEIPKQSLKRILVDEFQDTDPEQLRFLKLLSEQSKILVVGDDSQGIYSFRKADIFNFLNFPEMFRPCTRKFLNTNYRSLPKIVDTSSIPISKNKNKIDKKVIAYRKGKAFVARLKMDKISELFPYLGELYKRSGGELRILCRSNHRIREYFRAGVPSELLLTIHSAKGLEFHTVIVDLADGWNLRKDSPEQLREEEHRVLYVALSRAKDCLIILGKRTGSGRETAEDLFFSYFKRELPILKP; translated from the coding sequence ATGGACCTTTCCCAATTCAGCGCAGCCCAACAAGAGATCATAGAAGATCGCTCTAGATTTTTACAGGTTATAGCCGCTGCAGGTTCCGGAAAGACCAGCACATTAGTTGGAGTTGTACAAAACGAGCTCTCCCAAGGCACAAGGGGAGAAGAAATCCTGGTCTTGAGTTTTACTAGAAAAGCGGCAGGCGAGATCAAAGAAAGGATCAAAAAGAAAACGAACGATAACTCCGTAAGAGTACATACGTTTCATGCGTTCTGTTTGAGAGCATTGATTACGTGGCATCCTGATTTTCGGAACAGAAGACCTTCTATCCTGACCTCATCCGAAAAGAACCAGTTCTTTAGGGAATGGTTCCGCAAAGAATCGGATATTATCGGTGGGATCCCTTATACACTTTTGGTCGGAGGATCCGAATTACCTTCTAATTTCCCCCAAACCTGGAAAAGCCCGTTATTAGAAGATTATAAGAACTTCAAACGAAAGGAGGGAAAACTGGACCTGGATGATTTGGTCTCTATTTTTTTGGATTCTCTCGAAAGCGGGGAATCTTGGACGGAAATCCCGAAACAAAGTTTAAAAAGGATCTTAGTAGACGAATTCCAAGATACCGACCCGGAACAACTTAGATTCTTAAAATTACTGTCGGAACAATCGAAAATTTTGGTAGTAGGAGACGATAGCCAGGGAATTTACTCGTTCAGGAAGGCCGATATATTCAATTTTTTGAATTTTCCGGAAATGTTTCGGCCATGTACCCGGAAATTCCTAAACACAAATTACAGATCGTTACCGAAAATCGTGGATACTTCTTCCATACCTATTTCCAAAAATAAGAACAAAATCGATAAGAAGGTAATCGCTTACCGAAAAGGGAAAGCGTTCGTTGCCAGACTTAAAATGGATAAGATCTCGGAACTATTTCCTTATTTAGGAGAATTGTATAAGCGAAGTGGAGGAGAATTAAGAATATTATGCCGTTCTAATCATAGAATACGGGAATATTTTCGTGCAGGAGTTCCGTCCGAATTATTACTCACGATTCATTCCGCCAAAGGTTTGGAATTTCACACGGTGATCGTGGATTTGGCGGATGGTTGGAATCTTCGAAAAGATTCTCCGGAACAGCTCAGAGAAGAAGAACATAGAGTTCTATACGTTGCACTTTCTAGGGCGAAAGATTGTCTGATCATTTTAGGTAAAAGGACGGGATCCGGTAGAGAAACTGCAGAAGACTTATTTTTCTCTTATTTTAAAAGAGAACTTCCCATCTTAAAACCCTGA
- a CDS encoding fatty acid desaturase yields the protein MKKNTELKETLGSVREIISDSSFDNPAYLGIAYFIRDLFFFSVTMFLIWNTETWYYLPFLWVFAGLSIASLFIIGHDACHGALFKNERLAYWIGQIAMLPSLHAYNQWGYGHNRVHHGHTIKLKGDFVWHPVTPEQYKNFGIFRKVFHRLSWSAFGGGIYYLVEIWLKGMVLFTAPMKEALRDKLLMLTFAFGSAAAVFYFGGNTPNGLDLGLGAWFFLKVWLLPFISWNYFIGITVYVHHIRPEVPWKDAEEWTPFYGQMRGTVNYHVPKLLNFFMHNIFIHSPHHVHMKIPFYKLGQALEEIKAHYGAYVVERKSIWKDYLESTSKCKLMDPDTGKWMTYSEAFNDEDESEPELETVAT from the coding sequence ATGAAAAAGAATACAGAACTGAAAGAAACTCTTGGAAGCGTAAGGGAGATCATCTCCGATAGTAGCTTCGACAATCCGGCTTATCTTGGGATCGCTTATTTTATCCGGGATCTATTCTTCTTCTCGGTTACCATGTTTCTGATATGGAATACGGAAACTTGGTATTATCTTCCGTTTCTTTGGGTATTTGCTGGCCTAAGCATCGCTTCTCTTTTTATTATAGGCCACGATGCATGTCACGGCGCCTTATTCAAAAACGAGAGACTTGCGTATTGGATCGGACAAATCGCAATGTTGCCGTCCTTACATGCGTATAACCAATGGGGATACGGTCATAATCGGGTCCACCACGGGCACACGATCAAATTAAAAGGCGATTTCGTATGGCATCCTGTGACCCCTGAACAATATAAAAATTTCGGAATATTCAGAAAGGTTTTCCATAGACTTTCCTGGTCCGCATTCGGAGGAGGGATCTATTATTTAGTAGAGATCTGGTTAAAAGGAATGGTCCTTTTTACTGCTCCAATGAAGGAAGCTCTTAGAGATAAATTACTCATGCTTACCTTTGCATTCGGTTCTGCGGCCGCAGTATTCTATTTCGGTGGGAACACTCCTAACGGTTTAGATTTAGGATTAGGGGCTTGGTTTTTTCTAAAAGTGTGGCTTCTTCCTTTTATCTCTTGGAACTATTTCATCGGAATCACGGTTTATGTACACCATATCCGTCCGGAAGTTCCCTGGAAAGATGCGGAAGAATGGACTCCTTTTTACGGACAAATGAGAGGTACGGTAAACTATCATGTTCCTAAGTTATTAAACTTTTTCATGCATAATATTTTCATTCATTCTCCTCATCATGTTCACATGAAAATCCCTTTCTACAAATTGGGCCAAGCCTTGGAAGAGATCAAAGCGCATTACGGAGCTTATGTTGTGGAAAGAAAATCCATTTGGAAAGATTATCTCGAATCCACATCCAAGTGTAAACTTATGGATCCGGATACCGGAAAATGGATGACCTACTCGGAAGCGTTCAACGACGAGGATGAGTCGGAGCCGGAATTAGAGACTGTAGCTACTTAA
- a CDS encoding YciI family protein produces MKFFLIELEYLVPLEKLDQAVPAHREFLQTLYDIGTLLLSGPKEPRNGGMIIAKSISLEKISETMKEDPFAKLGYANYKYTEFHPVKHQTFLKSWLES; encoded by the coding sequence ATGAAATTTTTCCTAATCGAATTAGAATATTTAGTCCCACTCGAAAAATTAGACCAAGCGGTCCCTGCTCATAGAGAGTTTTTACAAACCTTATATGATATTGGGACCCTTCTTCTTTCCGGACCGAAAGAACCAAGGAACGGCGGAATGATCATCGCAAAATCTATCTCTTTAGAGAAAATCAGCGAAACAATGAAAGAAGATCCTTTCGCAAAATTAGGTTACGCAAATTATAAATACACAGAGTTCCATCCGGTAAAACACCAGACATTCCTAAAAAGTTGGTTGGAATCTTGA
- a CDS encoding metal-dependent hydrolase produces the protein MNPQTKNKNLKSIDANSPTVRKMNFEGLENLPDHYIANNSFMTHTVNAYHILFPEGERFFIKSVKAFADQVKDPGLSSRVKSFIGQEVQHGKEHEKILEILKGQGRPITLMEKVYKWTAFSFFLPVFEFFFGKKLKLSVTAGLEHYTASMAEISIRNNFHDDAYGEMRSLLLWHACEEIEHKSVAYDVLQTVSKSHFLRIMGFIVASFMFWGYALSLQHWFLLTDKKVGFRKYFQDMKSARRIGRILYPQLFSAALLYFKKDFHPDQTGGYELANAALVTI, from the coding sequence ATGAATCCCCAAACTAAGAATAAAAATCTAAAATCGATCGATGCGAATTCTCCTACCGTTCGTAAGATGAATTTCGAAGGCCTGGAAAATTTGCCGGACCATTATATCGCAAATAACTCGTTCATGACCCATACGGTGAATGCTTATCATATCCTTTTCCCGGAAGGAGAAAGATTCTTTATTAAGAGTGTAAAAGCTTTTGCGGACCAAGTAAAAGATCCCGGCCTTTCTTCCAGAGTGAAATCTTTTATCGGACAGGAAGTCCAACACGGAAAAGAACACGAAAAAATCCTGGAGATCTTAAAAGGACAAGGAAGACCTATCACTCTTATGGAGAAGGTCTATAAATGGACCGCCTTTAGTTTCTTTTTGCCCGTGTTCGAATTTTTCTTCGGTAAAAAACTGAAACTATCGGTGACTGCAGGTCTGGAACATTATACGGCTAGTATGGCTGAAATTTCGATCCGTAATAATTTCCATGACGATGCATACGGAGAAATGAGAAGTCTTCTTCTTTGGCATGCTTGTGAAGAGATAGAGCATAAATCAGTTGCGTATGACGTTCTTCAAACCGTTTCTAAAAGTCATTTCTTAAGGATCATGGGATTTATCGTAGCATCGTTCATGTTTTGGGGATACGCTTTAAGCCTGCAACATTGGTTCTTACTCACCGATAAGAAAGTAGGATTCCGTAAATACTTCCAAGATATGAAATCTGCACGCAGGATCGGAAGGATCTTATATCCTCAACTTTTCAGCGCTGCACTCCTGTATTTCAAAAAAGATTTTCATCCGGACCAAACAGGCGGATACGAGCTGGCGAACGCGGCTCTGGTAACTATCTAG